One stretch of Oncorhynchus clarkii lewisi isolate Uvic-CL-2024 chromosome 3, UVic_Ocla_1.0, whole genome shotgun sequence DNA includes these proteins:
- the LOC139406111 gene encoding SKA complex subunit 3 has protein sequence MDSSARFFTKLRNLAVNLETETASLQQAHQNYDDEDHSTEGAVGVLQELHSEVRGLKGQVKEQLVRQQAGENDLRSFIKMCMVLKQRTTEDIQRLMRHYEKYGYRAPKSTQKQSESSGQEAEASEKEDDGETEGGEEDQEKGEGYLTSVTPLKMPPPPFIDPLRTPQLSDFGLSEIHLKRVLGGTVFSSAEAPMPMMTLPLPSLVLAMQPPMPKTPKCTLRMDEDDDLLTPRMVDFGLTEHTVCLNNDFTMDLQRKKPTKPLSSAVSLGLGAMSQRPAHVLSTPPSNSMMYSLATMESPEPPVFCTPGLKITKSQRHALSPPLQGEIDPESPCRLGNHQATPEVPAFETPYINRLLSTRKGERNTQADQDQDHSELPTSNRGSSQAWSYNVSEISIIGCTEEKLTPEMPSLESFLGSSLPYRGGGGTNGEQTMGSGEPPLSFLDQDGPTQTFNLGTPRVRGDYPEPSTPEMPDLSSVTQDIFKLISQSKKLPTAVVQPHLKPSTLHTATGKGNRAQSLAVVSEREFLSLPSYLRQIPLSSLNQAIQKINGAKEERGHSGDAGPAWFLMEELKRITGVGTKAPMYFLCLTELKRLEHVQGVGTSAMYKVLSKT, from the exons ATGGACTCGTCGGCACGTTTTTTCACTAAGTTGCGAAACCTAGCCGTGAATTTGGAGACCGAAACTGCCAGTCTTCAACAGGCACACCAGAACTACGACGATGAAG ATCATAGCACTGAGGGTGCAGTGGGAGTTCTGCAAGAGCTGCACTCCGAGGTCAGGGGACTCAAG GGCCAGGTGAAGGAGCAGCTGGTGCGCCAGCAGGCAGGGGAGAATGATTTGAGGAGCTTTATAAAGATGTGTATGGTGCTGAAGCAGAGGACCACAGAGGACATCCAGAGACTGATGAGACACTATGAAAAATATGGCTACAGAGCGCCTAAGAGCACACAGAAACAGTCAG AGTCGAGCGGCCAGGAGGCAGAAGCTTCAGAGAAAGAGGACGACGGTGAgaccgagggaggagaggaggaccaggagaaaggagagggataCCTCACCTCAGTGACCCCTCTGAAGATGCCCCCTCCGCCCTTCATTGACCCCTTGCGCACCCCCCAGCTCTCTGACTTCGGCCTGTCGGAGATCCACCTGAAGAGGGTGTTGGGTGGAACAGTGTTTTCCAGCGCTGAGGCCCCCATGCCCATGATGACCCTCCCTCTACCGTCTCTAGTCCTAGCCATGCAGCCGCCCATGCCCAAAACGCCCAAGTGCACCTTGCGTATGGACGAAGATGACGACCTCCTGACCCCCCGCATGGTCGACTTTGGCCTCACGGAACACACTGTGTGTCTCAACAATGACTTCACCATGGACCTGCAGCGCAAGAAGCCCACAAAGCCTCTCAG CTCAGCAGTGTCCTTGGGCTTGGGAGCAATGTCACAGAGACCGGCACATGTCCTCTCCACTCCACCATCAAACTCCATGATGTACAGCCTGGCTACCATGGAGTCCCCCGAGCCGCCTGTATTTTGCACCCCAGGTCTGAAGATAACAAAGTCTCAGCGACACGCTCTGTCCCCTCCTCTGCAGGGAGAGATTGACCCAGAGTCCCCCTGTCGCCTTGGCAACCACCAAGCCACCCCTGAGGTCCCAGCATTTGAGACACCATACATCAACAGACTCCTTAGCACCAGAAAG ggtgagagaaacacacaggcaGATCAAGACCAAGATCACTCAGAACTTCCAACCTCCAATAGAGGCTCCAGTCAAGCCTGGTCATATAATGTGTCAGAGATATCAATCATTGGATGTACAGAGGAAAAACTTACACCAGAGATGCCAAGCCTGGAGTCTTTTCTGGGCAGCTCTCTACCCTAT AGGGGTGGCGGTGGAACCAATGGAGAGCAGACTATGGGGTCAGGAgagccccctctctctttcctggaTCAAGATGGTCCCACCCAGACATTCAACCTGGGGACCCCACGGGTCAGAGGGGACTACCCCGAGCCATCCACCCCTGAGATGCCGGACCTAAGCTCTGTCACACAGGACATCTTTAAG CTTATTTCCCAGAGCAAGAAGCTCCCCACAGCAGTAGTTCAGCCACACCTCAAGCCTTCAACCCTCCACACTGCAACAGGGAAAGGGAACAG GGCTCAGAGTCTGGCTGTGGTGTCCGAGAGGGAGTTCCTCAGTCTTCCAAGCTATCTGAGACAGATTCCACTGTCCAGCCTCAACCAGGCCATTCAGAAGATCAACGGTGCCAAAGAGGAGCGAGGCCACA GTGGTGATGCGGGCCCTGCATGGTTTCTGATGGAGGAACTGAAGAGGATCACTGGGGTGGGCACCAAGGCCCCCATGTACTTCCTGTGTCTGACTGAGTTAAAGAGGCTGGAGCATGTGCAGGGAGTAGGAACCAGCGCCATGTACAAGGTCCTGTCAAAGACCTGA